The following are encoded in a window of Solidesulfovibrio magneticus RS-1 genomic DNA:
- a CDS encoding type II toxin-antitoxin system HicA family toxin produces the protein MNSKHRKTLEAIRSKPERGDIAWAAVEALLLGIGCRKLEGEGSRVRFVSPEGAILRIHRPHPRPVLDKGAVKSVRRFLDQMEIEQ, from the coding sequence ATGAACAGTAAGCACCGGAAGACGCTGGAAGCCATCCGCTCCAAGCCGGAACGGGGCGATATCGCCTGGGCTGCTGTCGAGGCGCTCTTGCTGGGGATTGGCTGCCGAAAACTTGAGGGCGAAGGATCACGAGTGCGATTTGTGTCGCCAGAAGGGGCAATCCTTCGAATTCACAGGCCACACCCCAGACCGGTTCTCGACAAAGGTGCTGTCAAGTCTGTTCGCCGCTTCCTCGACCAAATGGAGATTGAACAATGA
- a CDS encoding type II toxin-antitoxin system HicB family antitoxin: MNAFHYNGYVGTFEFEPGDDAFHGEVSGIRDVIHFTGRSVDELRQAFQEAVDDYVATCAEIGKSPEKPYSGRFMVRVSPELHRLTETAAKATGKSLNTFAAEALERAAKEAIRP, translated from the coding sequence ATGAATGCTTTTCACTACAACGGCTACGTCGGAACGTTTGAATTCGAACCCGGCGATGACGCATTTCATGGGGAAGTCTCCGGCATCCGCGACGTCATTCATTTCACCGGCCGATCTGTGGACGAGTTGCGTCAGGCATTCCAGGAAGCTGTCGATGATTATGTGGCCACTTGCGCCGAGATCGGCAAAAGCCCTGAAAAACCATACTCAGGACGATTCATGGTCCGAGTATCGCCAGAACTCCATCGGCTGACGGAAACTGCCGCTAAAGCGACAGGAAAAAGTTTGAACACCTTTGCTGCTGAAGCACTGGAACGTGCGGCGAAGGAGGCGATTCGGCCCTAA
- a CDS encoding AIPR family protein: MSANDLILLNQLLDLRLSEIGQGLTEEEFFEIFSAEQVLKDDDLSYEELSAGVVDGGGDGGIDSLFFFVNNVPFYDEMDVGVLKRGARLRLVLIQSKSSEGFTEVAIEKLISSARDFFDLNKKIEDLSVVYNKDVIGKVANFRNTYFALVSKFPEVHIYYAYATKGVDIHPDVERKVSVLKETIESLLSPVSFSFGFFKASDLLLSSRKSPPTTLTLKLAENPISTSQEGFVALVSLGDYLNFITDENGHLRAYLFEGNVRDYQGKTEVNGEIRRTVESVTAEDFWWLNNGVSIICSKASSGSKTLTIEDPEIVNGLQTSREIYNALQGKDLEKERRNILVRVLTPQNQESRDHIIKATNSQTPIPASSLRATDKIHRDIEDFLYSRGYYYDRRKNYYKNIGKPLKKIFGIPFVAQSVMACALSEPANARARPSSLIKKDEAYSRIFNSQYPLEIYLICPIIVQSISDIIRQCDVVDYRVHANNILFYVSALWALRHSGVPSPRISQIAHLDIEQVRAETVLPVIDIVWREYIRLGGNDQIAKGTELASVLIEKHRQEVVASFKKTAGECSG; this comes from the coding sequence ATGTCTGCCAATGACTTGATTTTGCTTAATCAGTTGCTTGATCTTCGGTTGTCAGAAATAGGCCAAGGGCTGACCGAAGAGGAATTCTTTGAAATATTTTCTGCTGAACAAGTGCTTAAGGATGATGATCTTTCGTATGAAGAATTGTCAGCCGGCGTGGTTGATGGTGGCGGAGACGGTGGCATCGATTCATTGTTTTTCTTTGTCAATAATGTTCCTTTCTATGACGAAATGGATGTCGGGGTTTTAAAAAGGGGAGCAAGGCTTAGGTTGGTTTTGATACAATCAAAATCTTCTGAAGGCTTTACCGAAGTTGCTATTGAGAAGCTAATAAGCAGCGCAAGGGATTTTTTTGATCTTAACAAGAAAATTGAGGATCTTTCTGTCGTCTACAATAAAGATGTCATTGGCAAAGTGGCTAACTTTAGAAATACATACTTTGCTCTCGTGTCCAAATTCCCAGAAGTCCATATTTATTATGCATACGCTACTAAAGGGGTGGATATCCATCCTGATGTTGAACGAAAAGTATCAGTTTTAAAAGAAACGATAGAATCGTTACTCAGTCCAGTGTCGTTCTCCTTTGGTTTTTTTAAAGCGTCCGATCTTTTGCTTAGTTCGAGAAAAAGTCCTCCGACGACGTTAACATTAAAGTTGGCTGAGAACCCAATCTCAACAAGTCAAGAAGGTTTTGTTGCTTTGGTCTCTTTAGGAGATTATCTAAACTTTATCACTGATGAAAATGGCCACCTTAGAGCATATCTTTTTGAAGGAAATGTTAGGGATTATCAAGGAAAGACTGAGGTTAATGGCGAAATACGAAGAACGGTTGAGTCTGTGACGGCTGAAGATTTTTGGTGGTTAAACAATGGTGTTTCAATAATTTGCTCAAAGGCAAGCTCTGGTAGTAAAACTTTAACAATTGAAGATCCAGAAATAGTAAATGGTCTGCAAACTTCGAGAGAAATTTACAATGCCCTTCAAGGGAAAGACCTAGAAAAGGAAAGGCGAAATATATTGGTGAGAGTTTTGACTCCACAGAACCAGGAAAGTAGAGACCATATAATTAAAGCAACTAACAGTCAGACGCCCATTCCGGCCTCGTCGTTGAGGGCAACTGATAAAATTCATCGGGACATTGAAGACTTTTTGTACTCTAGGGGGTATTATTATGACAGGAGGAAAAATTATTACAAGAACATTGGAAAACCGCTCAAGAAAATATTTGGCATTCCGTTCGTCGCTCAATCTGTTATGGCATGTGCTCTGTCAGAACCGGCAAATGCCAGAGCTAGACCTTCAAGCTTAATAAAAAAAGATGAAGCTTATAGCCGTATTTTTAACTCGCAGTATCCGCTCGAAATATATCTAATATGCCCTATTATAGTTCAATCAATCTCTGATATTATTCGACAGTGTGATGTTGTTGATTATCGAGTGCATGCGAATAATATTTTGTTTTATGTTTCGGCGTTGTGGGCGCTACGGCATTCTGGAGTTCCAAGTCCGAGAATTTCACAAATTGCTCATCTTGATATTGAACAAGTTAGGGCAGAAACCGTCTTGCCTGTGATAGATATAGTATGGCGCGAATATATTCGATTAGGAGGAAACGACCAAATCGCAAAAGGAACTGAACTGGCTAGTGTCTTAATAGAAAAGCATAGGCAGGAAGTGGTTGCTTCTTTTAAAAAAACAGCTGGTGAATGTTCAGGTTAG
- a CDS encoding chemotaxis protein CheW, with translation MADDAVRQYLTFSLCGERLALPSLLVSEVLDVPPVTFVPLAPGHLRGVVNLRGNAATVVDLSQKLELDAECHKPTCLIILERDYDGDTLAVAALADAVHEVVEVADADVAPPPDMGLSVPTRFVRGLAQVDGAFTILLDADRLFSLEELAAGGGE, from the coding sequence ATGGCCGATGACGCCGTCCGCCAATACCTCACCTTCAGCCTGTGCGGCGAACGCCTTGCCCTGCCGTCGCTGCTCGTTTCCGAAGTGCTCGACGTGCCGCCCGTGACCTTCGTGCCCCTGGCCCCGGGCCATCTGCGCGGGGTGGTCAACCTGCGCGGCAACGCGGCCACGGTGGTGGATTTGAGCCAAAAGCTCGAACTCGACGCCGAGTGCCACAAACCCACCTGCCTGATTATCCTGGAGCGCGACTACGACGGCGACACCCTGGCCGTGGCCGCCCTGGCCGACGCCGTGCATGAGGTGGTGGAGGTCGCCGACGCCGACGTGGCCCCGCCGCCGGACATGGGGTTGTCGGTGCCCACGCGTTTTGTGCGAGGGCTGGCCCAGGTGGACGGCGCGTTCACCATTTTGCTCGACGCCGACCGGCTGTTCTCGCTGGAGGAGCTGGCTGCCGGGGGCGGGGAGTAG
- a CDS encoding magnesium transporter MgtE N-terminal domain-containing protein — protein MSELYVSAVLGRPVIDPSGAQLGRLDDLGLIPGDTLPSVSGLFIQQGGQRRFLPWRCVNLFTPVIVSADPAVLDDAADMPDEAADIRLRRDILDRQIVDVDGAKVVRVNDLKLRSRGAGLFIEAVDVGVRGMARRLGQLRFWNWLAGLFGAALPSREIDWRFVAQLDPNADKLTLTVARERLTDMHPADIAEILAQLPHKEAGTVIGALDPETVGEAIGELDPEVGGRVISQLDSEVASDILEEMEPDEAADLLGDLPEEKARELLGLMDAEDAEMVQELLEHEEDTAGGLMNNMFAAVPPAMTAEEALAYLRLVGAEIENIYYIYVIRGDDTPLGVVTLKRLLLSPPKMAVAEIMTVGLKSVGVADTPEKVMEIISKYNLLAVPVLEDGHMVGIVPADAVIELFLPDSITKKPRFAAH, from the coding sequence ATGAGCGAACTCTACGTCAGCGCCGTGCTCGGCCGCCCGGTCATCGATCCGTCCGGCGCGCAGCTCGGCCGACTCGACGACCTTGGGCTGATTCCCGGCGACACCCTGCCTTCCGTGTCCGGCCTGTTCATCCAGCAGGGCGGCCAGCGCCGTTTCCTGCCCTGGCGCTGCGTCAACCTCTTCACCCCGGTCATCGTCTCGGCCGATCCGGCCGTACTGGACGACGCCGCCGACATGCCCGACGAAGCCGCCGACATCCGGCTGCGCCGCGACATCCTCGACCGGCAGATCGTGGACGTGGACGGGGCCAAGGTGGTGCGCGTCAACGACCTGAAGCTGCGTTCGCGCGGGGCCGGCCTTTTCATCGAGGCCGTCGATGTGGGCGTGCGCGGCATGGCCCGGCGGCTGGGACAGCTGCGCTTCTGGAACTGGCTGGCCGGGCTTTTCGGCGCGGCCCTGCCCTCGCGCGAAATCGACTGGCGCTTCGTGGCCCAGCTCGACCCCAACGCCGACAAGCTGACGCTCACCGTGGCCCGCGAACGCCTCACCGACATGCACCCGGCCGACATCGCCGAAATCCTGGCCCAGCTGCCCCACAAGGAAGCCGGCACGGTCATCGGCGCGCTGGACCCCGAAACCGTGGGCGAAGCCATCGGCGAACTCGATCCCGAAGTGGGCGGGCGCGTCATCAGCCAGCTCGACAGCGAAGTGGCTTCCGACATCCTGGAGGAAATGGAACCCGACGAGGCCGCCGACCTCCTGGGCGACCTGCCCGAGGAAAAGGCCCGGGAACTCCTTGGCCTCATGGACGCCGAAGACGCCGAGATGGTCCAGGAACTCCTGGAGCACGAGGAAGATACGGCCGGCGGGCTTATGAACAACATGTTCGCCGCCGTGCCCCCGGCCATGACCGCCGAGGAAGCCTTGGCCTACCTGCGGCTGGTCGGCGCGGAAATCGAAAACATTTATTATATCTACGTGATCCGGGGCGACGACACGCCCCTGGGCGTGGTGACGCTCAAGCGCCTGCTGCTGTCGCCGCCGAAAATGGCCGTGGCCGAGATCATGACCGTGGGGCTCAAGTCCGTTGGCGTGGCCGATACGCCGGAAAAGGTGATGGAAATCATCTCCAAGTACAATCTGCTGGCCGTGCCGGTGCTGGAAGACGGCCACATGGTCGGCATCGTGCCGGCCGACGCCGTCATCGAATTGTTCCTGCCGGACTCCATCACCAAAAAGCCGCGCTTCGCCGCCCATTAG
- a CDS encoding Nramp family divalent metal transporter, with translation MPFFSKLSRKNILLFFALLGPGIITANVDNDAGGITTYTLAGAQFGYTLLWMLIPTAVSLVVVQEMCARMGAVTGKGLSDLIRESFGLRTTFYIMVALFLTNLGNTISEFAGIAAGMELFGVSKFVSVPLAALLVWLLIVKGSYRIVERVFLVVCVIYLVYPLAAFSADVAWGEVAKACVTPSFQASGSYVAMMIALIGTTIAPWMQFYQQAAVVEKGITADKYGYTRVDVVVGCLLAVIVALFIVVACAASIHKQGLNVETAADAAMALKPLVGEYASWLFAVGLINASLFAAGILPLSTAYYICEAMGWELGIDKDFRKAPEFFWLFTISIVVGAATILIPAMPLLDVMYVSQVINGVMLPFVLILMLLLVNNRRLMGDYVNGPIFNAVAWVTVVAVIGLTLVMTIDTVRPGAVDALVKLVAK, from the coding sequence ATGCCATTTTTTTCCAAGCTCTCGCGCAAAAATATCCTGCTCTTTTTCGCCCTGCTCGGTCCGGGCATCATCACCGCCAACGTGGACAACGACGCCGGCGGCATCACCACCTACACCCTGGCCGGGGCGCAGTTCGGCTATACGCTGCTGTGGATGCTCATCCCCACGGCCGTTTCCCTGGTGGTGGTCCAGGAAATGTGCGCCCGCATGGGCGCGGTGACCGGCAAGGGCCTGTCCGACCTCATCCGCGAGTCGTTCGGGCTGCGCACCACCTTTTACATCATGGTGGCGCTTTTTCTCACCAACCTCGGCAACACCATCTCGGAATTCGCCGGCATCGCCGCCGGCATGGAGCTTTTCGGGGTCAGCAAGTTCGTGTCCGTGCCCCTGGCCGCCCTGCTCGTGTGGCTGCTCATCGTCAAAGGCTCCTACCGCATCGTCGAACGGGTGTTTCTCGTGGTCTGCGTCATTTATCTGGTCTACCCCCTGGCCGCCTTCTCGGCCGACGTGGCCTGGGGCGAGGTGGCCAAGGCCTGCGTCACCCCGTCGTTTCAGGCAAGCGGCAGCTACGTGGCCATGATGATCGCGCTTATAGGCACCACCATCGCGCCCTGGATGCAGTTCTACCAACAAGCCGCCGTGGTGGAAAAAGGCATCACCGCCGACAAATACGGCTACACCCGGGTGGACGTGGTGGTCGGCTGTCTGCTTGCCGTCATCGTGGCCCTTTTTATCGTGGTCGCCTGCGCCGCCTCCATCCACAAGCAGGGACTTAACGTCGAAACCGCCGCCGACGCGGCCATGGCCTTAAAGCCGCTGGTCGGCGAATACGCCTCATGGCTCTTCGCCGTGGGCCTCATCAACGCCTCGCTGTTCGCCGCCGGCATCCTGCCCCTGTCCACCGCCTACTACATCTGCGAAGCCATGGGCTGGGAACTGGGCATCGACAAGGACTTCCGCAAGGCCCCGGAATTCTTTTGGCTCTTTACCATCAGCATCGTCGTCGGCGCGGCCACCATCCTCATCCCGGCCATGCCGCTTCTGGACGTCATGTACGTCTCCCAGGTCATAAACGGCGTCATGCTGCCCTTCGTGCTCATCCTCATGCTGCTTTTGGTCAACAACCGCCGGCTCATGGGCGACTACGTCAACGGCCCGATCTTCAACGCCGTGGCCTGGGTCACCGTCGTCGCCGTCATCGGCCTGACCCTGGTCATGACCATAGACACCGTGCGCCCCGGCGCAGTGGACGCACTGGTGAAGCTGGTGGCGAAGTAG
- a CDS encoding MFS transporter: protein MSVSDKPRLYSFEFASLCVLIFLAYCNISVFYSLYVYFEALGVPQSWRGVLIGASSLATMAAYLTVSPFLTTQNAAKAAAAGVVVLLGCGVAYLYAVSPGALLAVRLANGLGVALVSAGAMTLLVAAIPPSRSGQAFGVYSIAMLLPYSVVPPIFDWLSPAHLDYPHGYALVAMALAPALVVLAVLGRQVKKRRMPQAERPTLSAMARNATKGPVAQLLAVNAMYYLSFASIFFLAKSLFAARGLVGAGVFFSIQTGCMLLLRLFANRVFDVAPKLWLIRFCYAVTGGTFLLLYAAHSQPMTYLAAVLLGCGMGVGSPSLNAYMYELSEPEFRGLNANLMMLSLQGGSFVGPILGGAAVAVWGYDGFLLVGAGACLIGLVMSAGLGRAASGVAQQHP from the coding sequence ATGTCCGTCTCTGACAAGCCGCGTCTGTATTCCTTCGAGTTCGCCAGCCTGTGCGTGCTTATTTTTCTGGCGTATTGCAATATTTCGGTCTTTTACAGTCTCTACGTCTATTTCGAGGCGCTTGGGGTGCCGCAGTCCTGGCGCGGGGTGCTTATTGGCGCGTCATCGCTGGCCACCATGGCCGCCTATCTGACGGTCAGCCCCTTTTTGACCACGCAAAATGCGGCCAAGGCGGCGGCGGCGGGCGTTGTCGTGCTGCTGGGCTGCGGCGTGGCCTATCTGTATGCCGTTTCTCCCGGGGCTTTGCTGGCCGTGCGCCTGGCCAACGGCCTGGGCGTGGCCTTGGTTTCGGCCGGGGCCATGACGCTTCTTGTGGCGGCCATTCCGCCGAGCCGCAGCGGCCAGGCTTTTGGCGTGTATTCCATTGCCATGCTGCTGCCGTATTCCGTGGTGCCGCCGATTTTTGATTGGCTGTCGCCGGCGCACCTGGATTATCCCCACGGCTACGCCCTGGTGGCCATGGCCCTGGCTCCGGCGCTGGTCGTGCTGGCGGTTTTGGGGCGACAGGTGAAAAAGCGTCGGATGCCTCAGGCCGAGCGGCCGACGCTTTCGGCCATGGCCCGCAATGCGACCAAGGGGCCTGTGGCTCAGCTGTTGGCCGTCAACGCCATGTATTATTTGAGCTTCGCCTCGATCTTTTTTTTGGCCAAGAGTCTTTTCGCGGCCCGGGGGCTGGTTGGGGCGGGCGTCTTTTTTTCCATACAGACGGGCTGCATGTTGCTGCTGCGGCTTTTTGCCAACCGCGTGTTCGACGTGGCCCCGAAGCTGTGGCTCATCCGGTTTTGCTATGCGGTGACGGGCGGCACGTTTTTGCTGCTTTACGCGGCCCATTCCCAACCCATGACCTATCTGGCGGCGGTGCTGCTCGGCTGCGGCATGGGGGTGGGGTCGCCGTCGCTCAATGCCTACATGTACGAGTTGTCCGAGCCGGAGTTTCGGGGGCTTAACGCCAATCTCATGATGCTGTCGCTGCAGGGCGGGAGTTTTGTGGGGCCGATCCTGGGCGGCGCGGCCGTGGCGGTCTGGGGCTACGACGGTTTTCTGTTGGTCGGGGCCGGGGCCTGTCTGATCGGCCTGGTCATGAGCGCCGGCCTGGGCCGCGCCGCTTCTGGCGTGGCGCAGCAACATCCTTGA
- a CDS encoding IS110 family transposase: MAADCFIGIDVSKETLAVHTLPDGNDFQFVNDPDGIKAICRKFSKFRPKLIIIEATGGLQIPVATALSLKKFPVVVINPRQARDFARAKGRLAKTDKIDAEILALFGKQMEPEVRPLKDEQAQEMSSLMSRRNQLIRMLVMEKNRFTRAYGSVRADIEKNIDWLEERLSEIDTHLGTVVRASPIWRERDNLLRSVPGVGDVLSRSLLSNLPELGTLNRREIAALVGVAPLNCDSGKRRGKRRVWGGRSDVRSVLYMAVLSAKKYNPVIRDFYNRLKEAGKPHKVAAVASMRKLITILNAMVRSGQPWGQYAHAA; this comes from the coding sequence ATGGCTGCTGACTGTTTCATCGGAATTGATGTCTCTAAGGAAACTCTTGCTGTCCACACGCTTCCTGACGGAAATGACTTTCAATTTGTTAACGACCCCGATGGTATAAAAGCTATCTGCAGGAAATTTTCAAAATTTCGTCCAAAGCTTATTATCATCGAGGCGACTGGCGGCCTTCAAATTCCTGTTGCCACGGCATTGAGTCTCAAGAAATTCCCCGTTGTAGTCATCAATCCCCGCCAGGCTCGGGATTTTGCGCGAGCTAAAGGACGGCTGGCTAAAACAGACAAGATTGACGCTGAGATTCTTGCTCTTTTTGGCAAGCAGATGGAGCCTGAAGTACGCCCTCTGAAGGACGAGCAAGCGCAAGAAATGAGTTCGCTAATGTCCAGGCGCAACCAACTCATTCGAATGCTTGTCATGGAAAAAAATCGTTTTACTCGTGCTTATGGCTCGGTAAGAGCAGATATAGAGAAGAATATTGACTGGCTTGAGGAACGATTGTCTGAGATCGACACGCATCTTGGCACAGTAGTACGAGCGAGTCCGATTTGGCGTGAGCGAGACAATTTGCTCCGGAGCGTCCCTGGAGTCGGAGATGTCCTATCAAGGTCGCTCCTTTCCAATCTGCCTGAGCTTGGAACGTTGAATCGTCGGGAGATCGCTGCTCTTGTTGGGGTTGCCCCTTTGAATTGTGACAGCGGAAAGCGTCGAGGAAAACGTCGTGTATGGGGAGGTCGAAGTGATGTTCGATCTGTATTATATATGGCTGTCTTGTCAGCTAAAAAATACAATCCCGTCATACGTGATTTTTACAATCGCCTCAAGGAAGCCGGCAAACCACATAAAGTCGCCGCAGTTGCTTCGATGCGAAAGTTGATAACGATTTTGAATGCAATGGTGCGATCCGGGCAACCGTGGGGACAGTACGCACACGCGGCGTAG
- a CDS encoding linear amide C-N hydrolase, giving the protein MPRFARLARLAGLALSLTIFASAPQADACTSFRLKAADGSVVYARTMEYGQDLASKVAIFPAGSPFVGLTPDGAAKGLRFRAKYGFAGMNAFSSNIVCDGINEKGLMVGMLLFPGYAGYQPYASGKAGSTIAQFQVGDWLLSQCATVAEAKREIAKIRVCQGPTSLDGVPIGDLPLHYTIHDASGASAVVEYVGGELRIHDNPLSVLTNSPDFDWMLTYLSNTVNLSATNVPALDLKGYVVRQTGQGSGMLGLPGDFTPPSRFVRMTALTQSALPAPNAEAAVSLAMTIIGNVDIPKGAVRGIEDGKPIYDVTEWTAVADAARGRYYWQTYADKNWRYVDLKAALAAAAGKPTSIAISGPPTYVDATSAAKPGL; this is encoded by the coding sequence ATGCCGCGATTTGCGCGTCTCGCCCGTCTCGCCGGCCTCGCCCTGTCCCTGACCATTTTCGCCTCCGCGCCCCAGGCCGACGCCTGCACCAGCTTCCGCCTCAAGGCCGCCGACGGCTCCGTCGTCTACGCCCGCACCATGGAATACGGCCAAGACCTCGCCTCCAAGGTCGCTATCTTCCCCGCCGGCTCGCCCTTTGTCGGACTGACCCCGGATGGCGCGGCCAAAGGGCTGCGCTTTCGCGCCAAATACGGTTTCGCCGGCATGAACGCCTTTAGCTCCAACATCGTGTGCGACGGCATCAACGAAAAAGGCCTCATGGTCGGCATGCTGCTCTTCCCGGGCTACGCCGGCTACCAGCCCTATGCCTCGGGCAAGGCCGGCAGCACCATCGCCCAGTTCCAGGTCGGCGACTGGCTGCTCTCCCAATGCGCCACCGTGGCCGAAGCCAAACGCGAAATCGCCAAGATCCGCGTCTGCCAAGGACCGACCAGCCTCGACGGCGTGCCCATCGGCGATCTGCCGCTGCATTACACCATCCACGACGCCTCCGGCGCGTCCGCCGTCGTCGAATACGTGGGCGGCGAACTGCGCATCCACGACAATCCCCTCAGCGTGCTCACCAACTCCCCGGATTTCGACTGGATGCTCACGTACCTGAGCAACACCGTCAATCTTTCGGCCACCAACGTGCCGGCGCTGGACCTCAAGGGCTACGTGGTGCGCCAGACCGGCCAAGGTTCAGGCATGCTCGGCCTGCCCGGCGACTTCACCCCGCCCAGCCGCTTCGTGCGCATGACCGCGCTCACCCAGTCGGCCCTGCCCGCCCCCAACGCCGAAGCCGCCGTGTCCCTGGCCATGACCATCATCGGCAACGTGGACATCCCCAAGGGCGCGGTGCGCGGCATCGAAGACGGCAAGCCCATCTACGACGTCACCGAATGGACCGCCGTGGCCGACGCCGCCCGGGGCCGCTACTACTGGCAAACTTACGCCGACAAGAACTGGCGCTACGTTGATCTCAAAGCCGCCCTGGCCGCCGCCGCCGGCAAGCCGACCTCCATCGCCATCAGCGGGCCGCCGACCTACGTCGACGCCACCAGCGCCGCCAAGCCGGGGCTGTAG
- a CDS encoding acyl-CoA thioesterase, with product MSAPEKRSLDPKPVSASHVVMPQRMLPSDANPAGNVHGGVILKYIDTAGGICAIRHARSAVVTASIDRMDFLKPAYIGEVVTFMASVNLVGATSMEVGVRVECENPITGETRHAGSAYLTYVALDAERRPQAVPPLILESDADRRRNREAAARREARLQERRRERDSQLQHQSENS from the coding sequence ATGAGCGCGCCTGAAAAACGTTCCCTGGACCCCAAGCCCGTCTCGGCCAGCCATGTGGTCATGCCCCAGCGGATGCTCCCTTCCGACGCCAACCCGGCCGGCAACGTCCACGGAGGCGTCATCCTCAAATACATCGACACCGCCGGCGGCATCTGCGCCATACGCCACGCCCGCTCGGCCGTGGTCACCGCCTCCATCGACCGCATGGATTTCCTCAAGCCCGCCTACATCGGCGAGGTCGTCACCTTCATGGCCAGCGTCAACCTCGTGGGCGCGACCTCCATGGAAGTGGGCGTGCGGGTGGAGTGTGAAAACCCCATCACCGGCGAAACCCGCCATGCCGGCTCGGCCTACCTGACCTATGTGGCGCTGGACGCCGAACGCCGTCCCCAGGCCGTGCCGCCACTTATTCTCGAATCCGACGCCGACCGCCGCCGCAACCGCGAAGCCGCCGCCCGCCGCGAGGCCAGGCTTCAGGAGCGCCGCCGGGAACGCGATTCCCAACTGCAACACCAGTCCGAAAATTCCTAA
- a CDS encoding MoaD/ThiS family protein, which produces MSDTVTVRALATLAPYAPPGGVASIGPGETVGELADRLGIEPEALGSVLVNEAPAGLDTVLAPGSVVSFVPPITGG; this is translated from the coding sequence GTGAGCGACACCGTCACCGTCCGCGCCTTGGCGACGTTGGCCCCCTATGCCCCTCCCGGCGGCGTGGCCTCCATCGGCCCCGGCGAAACCGTGGGCGAACTGGCCGATCGGCTCGGCATCGAACCCGAGGCCCTGGGGTCGGTGCTGGTCAACGAGGCCCCGGCCGGACTCGACACCGTGCTGGCTCCGGGCAGCGTCGTGTCCTTTGTGCCGCCCATCACCGGCGGCTGA
- a CDS encoding HesA/MoeB/ThiF family protein has product MAHHTPPLPAAAAPAGPALAAALEAAARDGTYPDGRPGRFLDVPAVAELAARFALAPRLVEIAALEAGLTPLRYARNLHAFSLAEQARLLASKAALVGLGGLGGGIVENLVRAGVGIIEAADGDVFEESNLNRQLLSRLDAVGRPKATLAAERAAAVNASVEFRARAAFLDRAGMDALLDGAAVGVDALGGLRDRPALTAAAAARGIPLVTAAVAGYTVLVATVLPGGPSPADLFGGGGSGTAAEDVLGCPSPAVMAAAALQSAEVVRLLAGRPGALCGKVLIADLETMRFDTVSL; this is encoded by the coding sequence ATGGCTCACCACACGCCGCCTCTTCCCGCTGCCGCAGCTCCCGCCGGCCCGGCCCTGGCCGCCGCCCTGGAGGCCGCCGCACGGGACGGAACCTATCCCGACGGCCGGCCCGGCCGTTTCCTCGACGTCCCGGCCGTGGCCGAACTGGCCGCGCGCTTCGCCCTGGCTCCCAGGCTGGTGGAGATCGCCGCCCTGGAGGCCGGCTTGACCCCCCTGCGCTACGCCCGCAACCTCCATGCTTTTTCCCTGGCCGAACAGGCCCGGCTGCTGGCGTCCAAGGCCGCCCTGGTGGGTCTGGGAGGACTTGGCGGCGGCATCGTGGAAAATCTCGTGCGGGCCGGCGTGGGCATTATCGAAGCGGCCGACGGCGACGTATTCGAGGAAAGCAACCTCAATCGCCAGCTGCTCTCGCGCCTGGACGCCGTGGGCCGGCCCAAGGCGACGCTCGCCGCCGAGCGGGCGGCGGCGGTCAATGCCTCGGTGGAATTTCGCGCCCGGGCCGCCTTTCTGGACCGGGCCGGCATGGACGCGCTGCTTGACGGCGCGGCGGTGGGCGTGGACGCCCTGGGGGGCCTGAGGGACCGGCCGGCCCTGACCGCCGCCGCCGCCGCGCGCGGCATCCCGCTGGTGACCGCCGCCGTTGCCGGCTACACCGTGCTGGTGGCCACGGTGCTGCCCGGCGGGCCGTCGCCGGCCGACCTGTTCGGCGGCGGCGGCTCGGGCACGGCGGCCGAGGACGTGCTGGGCTGTCCGTCGCCGGCGGTCATGGCCGCGGCCGCCCTGCAATCGGCCGAGGTTGTGCGGCTGCTGGCCGGCCGGCCCGGGGCGCTGTGCGGCAAGGTGCTCATCGCCGATCTCGAGACCATGCGCTTCGACACCGTCTCCTTGTGA